In Halostagnicola larsenii XH-48, the sequence CGACGCGCCTCTCGAGAGCGCGTTTCGCTCATTCACCGAAAAACAGGAAGACTGAGTTTTCCGCCCTTCAGGGGCTCTCGTCGGTTCGAATGCGGAGGTCGGATCGGGGCTTCGCGATGCAGGTCAGCGCGTATCCTTCCTCTTTCTCGCTCTCGGAGAGGAACATTCCCTCGGTCTGGTCGACTTCGCCGTCCTCGACGACCATCCCGCAGCAGACGCCACAGACACCCATCCGACACTGATACGGGGGTGTGAGACCGGCTTCTTCGGCCGCCTCGAGCACCGGCTTGTTCGCCGGCACTTCGATCGTCCGACCCTCGTCGATAAACTCGACGGTGTAAGTCTCGACCATGGTTCAGTGGTCCTGGTCGATCGGTTTTTCGTAGACGTGCTCGACGGGTTCGAACGCCTCTCCCTCGTAGAACTCCTGTGAGTACGAGTCGCCGTCGATGGTGTCGACGCGGTAGAAGTCGACGTCCTTTGAGGAGTCGCTGAACCACTCGTGGACTTCCTCCAGCAGGGC encodes:
- a CDS encoding 2Fe-2S iron-sulfur cluster-binding protein, producing MVETYTVEFIDEGRTIEVPANKPVLEAAEEAGLTPPYQCRMGVCGVCCGMVVEDGEVDQTEGMFLSESEKEEGYALTCIAKPRSDLRIRTDESP